A window from Balearica regulorum gibbericeps isolate bBalReg1 chromosome 1, bBalReg1.pri, whole genome shotgun sequence encodes these proteins:
- the LOC142599986 gene encoding sodium-dependent proline transporter-like produces the protein MEGPTTTPTSQPCPGAQPQPEVLEPSPRRETWAGKCEFLVSCLGYCVGLSNFWRFPYLCYRNGGGVFLIPYFIMLLIMGLPLFLMEMSLGQYGAAGPITVWKCCPLLKGIGIAMLIVSSLVSLYYNVIVAWAIYYLVSSFQSPLPWSCDAPRNADLCQNTSGSTSWVSASEVFWNEQVLGVTHSSSLGDPGTVRWPLALCLLTAWVLVFLCTLKGIRNLGKGAYFTATFPYLIILILIIHGATLDGSLDGIHFYLTSDWSRLQSAQVWSDAASQMLYSLSIGFGGLFSMASYNKFDNNVIRDTLIIGIGNCCTSFFAGFAIFSVLGHMAWREQVPVDSIANLGPGLAFVAYPEALSLLPGSLFWFILFFLMLITLGVDTLFRDIEGIATAILDRFPALRDWRRKTVLLGALCTSFYLLGLLLVTQGGIFWFMLLDKYSTSFGWTIVSLSMCLGITFCYGLKQFCQDIMDMIHQCPAWYSHMLNYFKVCWIFFTPCLLLITLICSFLDTYSVHLYYDIYEFPTWGTSLGICMGVLTCLPIPLWAVVALCRESGTLSNRFQKATQPLDSWRTAATRDVARDVMYMSAISIAPSHGSSED, from the exons ATGGAGGGTCCGACCACCACCCCCACCAGCCAGCCCTGTCCaggagcccagccccagcctgagGTTCTGGAGCCCAGCCCGCGCCGGGAGACCTGGGCCGGCAAGTGTGAGTTCCTGGTGTCCTGCCTGGGCTactgcgtggggctgagcaaCTTCTGGCGCTTTCCCTACCTGTGTTACCGCAACGGAGGAG gtgTCTTCCTCATCCCCTACTTCATCATGCTGCTCATCATGGGGCTGCCCCTCTTCCTGATGGAGATGAGCCTGGGCCAGTACGGGGCTGCGGGACCCATCACTGTCTGGAAGTGCTGCCCGCTCCTGAaag GCATTGGCATTGCCATGCTGATCGTGTCCTCCCTGGTGTCCCTCTACTACAATGTCATCGTCGCCTGGGCTATCTACTACCTGGTCTCCTCCTTCCAGAGCCCCCTGCCCTGGTCCTGCGATGCCCCCAGGAACGCAGACCTCTGCCAG AACACGTCGGGGAGCACCAGCTGGGTGAGCGCCAGCGAGGTTTTCTGGAA CGAGCAGGTGCTGGGGGTGACGCACAGCTCCAGCCTCGGGGACCCTGGCACCGTGCGGTGGCCCCTCGCCCTGTGCCTGCTGACGGCCTGGGTCCTGGTCTTCCTCTGCACGCTGAAAGGCATCCGCAACTTGGGCAAG GGAGCATACTTCACGGCCACCTTCCCCTACCTGATCATACTCATCCTCATCATCCACGGGGCCACGCTGGATGGCTCCCTCGATGGCATCCACTTCTACCTGACCTCGGactggagcaggctgcagagCGCCCAG GTGTGGAGCGATGCGGCCTCACAGATGCTCTACTCCCTGAGCATTGGGTTCGGGGGGCTGTTCTCCATGGCCTCCTACAACAAGTTTGACAACAACGTCATCCG GGACACCTTGATCATCGGCATTGGGAACTGCTGCACCAGCTTCTTTGCCGGCTTCGCCATCTTCTCGGTGCTGGGGCACATGGCCTGGAGAGAACAAGTCCCCGTGGACAGCATTGCCAACTTAG GCCCTGGGCTGGCATTCGTGGCATACCCTGAagccctctccctgctgcctggaTCCCTGTTCTGGTTCATCCTCTTCTTCCTGATGCTCATCACGTTGGGAGTGGACACTTTG TTCAGGGACATTGAGGGCATCGCCACAGCAATCCTGGACAGGTTCCCAGCCCTGCGTGACTGGAGGAGGAAGACAGTGTTGCTGGGTGCTCTCTGCACCTCCTTCTACCTGCTGGGGCTCCTGCTGGTCACCCAG GGAGGCATCTTCTGGTTCATGCTCCTTGACAAATACAGCACCAGCTTTGGGTGGACCATCGTCAGCCTCTCCATGTGCCTGGGCATCACCTTCTGCTACG GCCTGAAGCAGTTCTGCCAGGACATCATGGACATGATCCACCAGTGCCCGGCCTGGTACAGCCACATGCTGAACTACTTCAAGGTGTGCTGGATCTTCTTTacgccctgcctgctgctg ATCACGCTCATCTGCTCCTTCCTGGACACGTACAGCGTGCACCTGTACTATGACATCTACGAGTTCCCCACCTGGGGCACGAGCCTGGGCATCTGCATGGGCGTCCTCACCTGCCTGCCGATCCCACTCTGGGCCGTCGTGGCCCTGTGCCGCGAGTCGGGGACGCTGAGCAAC CGCTTCCAGAAAGCCACCCAGCCCCTCGACTCCTGGAGGACCGCTGCCACCCGGGATGTGGCCAGGGATGTCATGTACATGTCGGCCATCAGCATTGCACCATCCCACGGCAGCAGCGAGGACTGA